A single genomic interval of Halorubrum aethiopicum harbors:
- a CDS encoding DUF5788 family protein, with translation MREYERKGLLERVEREAATVGARIPEEIEVQGEPIDLQSFVFEIKRRETVPPGERDRVERAKRNLRRERLERLERIEENEVSYERGEELAASIIGIDRALEALEGLNAPDPETEAKRQEAADRKRWMNFLKKALGREDAGGGRTRF, from the coding sequence GTGAGAGAGTACGAGCGGAAGGGACTCCTCGAGCGCGTCGAGCGCGAGGCGGCCACGGTCGGCGCGCGGATCCCGGAGGAGATCGAGGTCCAGGGGGAGCCGATCGACCTCCAGTCGTTCGTCTTCGAGATCAAGCGACGGGAGACGGTCCCGCCGGGCGAGCGCGACCGCGTCGAGCGGGCGAAACGGAACCTCCGCCGCGAGCGACTGGAGCGGCTCGAGCGCATCGAGGAGAACGAGGTGAGCTACGAGCGCGGCGAGGAGCTGGCGGCGTCGATCATCGGGATCGACCGGGCGCTGGAGGCGCTCGAGGGGCTGAACGCGCCCGACCCCGAGACCGAGGCGAAACGGCAGGAGGCCGCGGACCGGAAGCGGTGGATGAACTTCTTGAAGAAGGCGCTCGGCCGCGAGGACGCCGGCGGCGGCCGCACGCGCTTTTAG
- a CDS encoding shikimate dehydrogenase: MDVYGLIGNPVGHSLSPPMHEAGYEALSIDARYVTFEPEPDDAARAVEGAAALGVAGLNVTIPFKRDVLAAVDPDPLAERIGAVNTVVFPDDGEEEVDAGDGSGRDAPRGYNTDAAGVTRSFERHGVPLDGRDAVVVGAGGAGRAAAFALADAGASVHVANRTAERATDLAAEVPGATGGGLDGLDERVPAADVLVNATSVGMEEDATPVPADLLHADLAVLDAVYTPTETRLLREAAAAGATTIEGAWMLLFQGVEAFERWTGEDAPVEEMNAALRAELE, encoded by the coding sequence ATGGACGTGTACGGACTGATCGGCAACCCGGTCGGCCACTCGCTGTCGCCGCCGATGCACGAGGCGGGGTACGAGGCGCTCTCGATCGACGCGCGCTACGTCACCTTCGAGCCGGAGCCGGACGACGCCGCGCGGGCGGTCGAGGGCGCGGCCGCGCTGGGCGTGGCCGGCCTCAACGTCACCATCCCGTTCAAACGCGACGTGCTCGCCGCCGTCGACCCCGATCCGCTCGCCGAACGGATCGGCGCGGTGAACACGGTCGTCTTCCCCGACGACGGGGAGGAAGAAGTCGACGCCGGAGACGGAAGCGGGCGCGACGCTCCCCGCGGCTACAACACGGACGCGGCGGGCGTGACCCGGTCGTTCGAGCGCCACGGCGTCCCCCTCGACGGGCGCGACGCGGTCGTCGTGGGCGCGGGCGGCGCGGGTCGTGCGGCGGCGTTCGCGCTTGCGGACGCCGGCGCGAGCGTCCACGTGGCCAACCGCACGGCGGAGCGGGCGACCGACCTCGCCGCGGAGGTGCCCGGCGCGACCGGCGGCGGCCTCGACGGCCTCGACGAACGGGTGCCCGCGGCCGACGTGCTCGTGAACGCGACGAGCGTCGGGATGGAGGAGGACGCGACGCCGGTTCCCGCCGACCTGCTTCACGCCGACCTGGCCGTCCTCGACGCCGTCTACACGCCGACCGAGACCCGGCTGCTCCGCGAGGCCGCGGCGGCGGGGGCGACGACGATCGAGGGCGCGTGGATGCTGCTCTTCCAGGGCGTCGAGGCGTTCGAGCGCTGGACCGGCGAGGACGCGCCGGTCGAGGAGATGAACGCGGCGTTGCGCGCCGAACTCGAGTGA
- a CDS encoding transporter, which produces MSILDAVMWSVHVGFAVLWTGSVLFVALAVVPPATRGDLGGDALAAVAGRLRWISRIAALAFLATGGHMAGTLYTVESLTGTGRGHLVLTMLALWFLITGLVEVASGKLLDGLETGKLREPARDAKPFFYAAAGLSVGLILTAGVLASPAGL; this is translated from the coding sequence ATGTCGATCCTCGATGCGGTCATGTGGTCCGTACACGTCGGGTTCGCGGTGCTCTGGACGGGAAGCGTGCTCTTCGTCGCGCTCGCGGTGGTCCCGCCGGCGACCCGCGGGGACCTCGGCGGCGACGCGCTCGCCGCGGTGGCGGGTCGGCTCCGGTGGATCAGCCGGATCGCGGCGCTCGCGTTCCTCGCCACCGGCGGACACATGGCGGGAACGCTGTACACCGTCGAGTCGCTGACCGGCACCGGGCGGGGCCACCTCGTGCTCACGATGCTCGCCCTCTGGTTCCTGATCACGGGACTCGTCGAGGTCGCGAGCGGGAAGCTCCTCGACGGACTCGAGACCGGGAAACTGCGGGAACCCGCCCGCGACGCGAAGCCGTTCTTCTACGCCGCGGCCGGGCTCTCGGTCGGGCTGATCCTCACCGCCGGGGTGCTGGCGAGCCCCGCCGGGCTATAA
- a CDS encoding TRAM domain-containing protein — MEISEKLLCLFSADVREEDGEYVVEVPRREVETGSIEPGGTYRVALIERGGGGESDERDGASASAGDGPQPPVEPGEMRYVEIEDLGKQGDGIARVERGYVIIVPDTEVGERVKIEVTEVKSNFAVGEVIDEDV; from the coding sequence ATGGAAATCTCCGAGAAGCTCCTTTGTCTGTTCAGCGCCGACGTCCGCGAGGAGGACGGCGAGTACGTCGTGGAGGTACCGCGCCGAGAGGTCGAGACCGGATCGATCGAGCCGGGCGGCACCTACCGGGTCGCGCTCATCGAGCGGGGCGGCGGCGGCGAGAGCGACGAGCGCGACGGCGCGTCCGCGTCCGCCGGCGACGGTCCGCAGCCCCCGGTCGAGCCCGGCGAGATGCGGTACGTCGAGATCGAGGACCTCGGCAAGCAGGGCGACGGGATCGCTCGCGTCGAGCGCGGGTACGTGATCATCGTCCCGGACACGGAGGTCGGCGAGCGCGTGAAGATCGAGGTGACGGAAGTGAAATCGAACTTCGCGGTCGGCGAAGTGATCGACGAGGACGTGTAG
- a CDS encoding aminotransferase class IV yields the protein MSDDADRRGDDADRRYHVDGEIVPAESATVHVEDRGFVYGDAARETMRAYGGRVFRWERHADRLARSCEALSIDHGLSDADLRGRVDETLAANDLSEAVVEVSVTRGRRAGGSGRSGGSGDRFDPRVGGDPTVVVTVRPLPRGGVGSDPVFDGPATLQTVKTRKTPDRAVPADAATHARVNEVLARLELRVTGADEAMLSDPDGRVVGGADSTLFFTDGTGLKTPSLDGPVVPRVARAEVIDVAEEEGVPVEEGSYAPSEVREAEEVLLANATWGIRPVRTVDGIAVDGDGDGVAGPLTTLLSRLFDRRVEAACYGGERS from the coding sequence ATGAGCGACGACGCGGACCGCAGGGGCGACGACGCGGATCGCCGGTACCACGTCGACGGCGAGATCGTCCCGGCGGAGTCGGCGACGGTCCACGTCGAGGACCGCGGGTTCGTCTACGGCGACGCGGCCCGCGAGACGATGCGAGCGTACGGCGGTCGCGTCTTCCGGTGGGAGCGACACGCCGATCGGCTGGCCCGGAGCTGTGAGGCGCTCTCGATAGACCACGGCCTCTCGGACGCGGACTTGAGAGGGCGGGTCGACGAGACGCTGGCGGCGAACGACCTGTCCGAGGCGGTCGTCGAGGTGTCGGTAACCCGCGGCCGCCGGGCGGGCGGATCCGGTCGATCCGGTGGGTCCGGCGACCGGTTCGACCCCCGCGTCGGGGGCGATCCGACGGTCGTCGTGACGGTTCGCCCGCTGCCGAGGGGCGGCGTCGGGTCGGATCCGGTCTTCGACGGACCCGCGACGCTCCAGACCGTCAAGACCCGGAAGACGCCGGACCGGGCGGTTCCCGCGGACGCGGCGACGCACGCGCGAGTGAACGAGGTCCTCGCGCGGCTCGAACTCCGGGTGACCGGCGCGGACGAGGCGATGCTTTCGGACCCCGACGGCCGCGTCGTCGGTGGGGCGGACTCGACCCTCTTTTTCACGGACGGCACGGGACTCAAGACGCCCTCGCTCGACGGTCCCGTCGTCCCGCGCGTCGCTCGCGCGGAGGTGATAGACGTCGCCGAGGAGGAGGGAGTGCCGGTCGAGGAGGGATCCTACGCCCCGAGCGAGGTGCGCGAGGCCGAGGAGGTCCTCCTCGCGAACGCGACGTGGGGGATCCGGCCGGTTCGGACGGTCGACGGGATCGCCGTCGACGGCGACGGGGACGGGGTCGCCGGCCCGCTCACGACGCTGCTCTCGCGGCTGTTCGACCGGCGCGTGGAGGCGGCGTGTTACGGCGGCGAGCGGTCGTAG
- a CDS encoding MarR family transcriptional regulator: MSTSPVGSADQDRLTENEYRERLRELPPSAKLVAKVLEGDAPLSQGGLAEESLLPDRTVRYALNRLEEEELVDSRYSFKDARKQVYFLTV; encoded by the coding sequence ATGAGTACCAGTCCCGTGGGGTCAGCCGATCAGGACCGTCTCACCGAGAACGAATACCGCGAGCGTCTTCGCGAGCTCCCGCCGAGCGCCAAGCTCGTCGCGAAGGTCCTGGAGGGCGACGCCCCGCTCTCGCAGGGCGGGCTCGCCGAGGAGTCGCTTCTGCCCGACCGCACCGTCCGCTACGCGCTCAACCGCCTGGAGGAGGAGGAACTCGTCGACTCCCGCTACAGCTTCAAGGACGCCCGCAAGCAGGTCTACTTCCTGACGGTCTAG
- a CDS encoding dihydrodipicolinate synthase family protein, with the protein MTGPEFRYGAVSPPIVTPFDTDGGVDVDALASHVDALVDAGLDGMVPCGTTGEFASLDDAEYRTVIEAVVEAVDGRVPVVAGAADTAVAGVCDRLAVAREVGADAGLITLPYFHTSTDLEGQLAFIEAVADDAPLPFYLYDIPATVGEAIDPDVVADVADHESVLGLKDTSGDLTALDAKIRATPESFTVFQGVDAQLYPSTSVGVDGGINALSQVIPEAFVALGEAIRAGDDDRALALHRRAVAPLFARCAEHGFAPATKVAAAHRGFIPDPAVRPPLTLPDEAGREAIAADVDAALDAV; encoded by the coding sequence ATGACCGGACCCGAGTTCCGCTACGGAGCCGTCTCGCCCCCGATCGTGACGCCGTTCGACACTGACGGCGGCGTCGATGTCGACGCGCTCGCGAGCCACGTCGACGCGCTCGTCGACGCCGGCCTCGACGGGATGGTCCCCTGCGGGACGACCGGCGAGTTCGCCAGCCTCGACGACGCGGAGTACCGAACCGTGATCGAGGCGGTCGTCGAGGCGGTCGACGGGCGCGTCCCCGTGGTCGCCGGCGCGGCGGACACCGCCGTCGCCGGCGTGTGCGACCGGCTCGCGGTCGCCCGAGAGGTCGGTGCCGACGCGGGACTGATCACGCTCCCCTATTTCCACACCTCGACCGATCTCGAGGGCCAACTGGCGTTCATCGAGGCCGTCGCCGACGACGCCCCCCTGCCGTTCTACCTGTACGACATTCCCGCGACCGTGGGCGAGGCGATCGATCCCGACGTCGTCGCCGACGTGGCCGACCACGAGTCGGTCCTCGGGCTGAAGGACACGAGCGGCGACCTCACCGCCCTCGACGCGAAGATCCGCGCGACCCCGGAGTCGTTCACCGTGTTTCAGGGCGTCGACGCGCAGCTGTACCCGAGCACGAGCGTCGGCGTCGACGGCGGGATCAACGCGCTCTCGCAGGTGATCCCCGAGGCGTTCGTCGCGCTCGGCGAGGCGATCCGCGCCGGCGACGACGACCGCGCGCTGGCCCTCCATCGCCGCGCGGTCGCCCCGCTCTTCGCCCGGTGTGCCGAACACGGCTTCGCGCCCGCGACGAAGGTCGCGGCCGCCCACCGCGGGTTCATCCCCGACCCGGCGGTCCGCCCGCCGCTGACGCTCCCCGACGAGGCGGGGCGCGAGGCGATCGCGGCCGACGTCGACGCGGCGCTGGACGCGGTGTGA
- a CDS encoding glycosyltransferase: MDLSVVVPTLNGRDRLAACLDALAAHAPDTEVIVVNGPSADGTTGMVRDRDDVDVLVEISDRTVNVARNAGIEVANGDAVALVDFDNRIGESWLAGVRAGLSDADVVTGPVRESGPRADDGRADADDRTDGREDGRTDGREDGREDGRGGNRRDDREDDDSDGPERRRIAGREVTYFAGGNVAFRREALRDLDGFDEYLRVGGARDASHRLARMEREVVWRSEVAVVEEPPNPTAADGGRTARDWGWKYRALAYRLAKNYGIRPTTLVRTGKHAVTDATAVARDVVRGEATPSGWVANGRDVVAGIVSGGSDGLVARARDRSPARNPNGVSTRADRAVARYDVRE; encoded by the coding sequence ATGGACCTGTCGGTCGTCGTCCCGACGCTCAACGGTCGGGACCGGTTAGCCGCCTGCCTCGACGCGCTGGCGGCGCACGCGCCCGACACGGAGGTGATCGTCGTCAACGGCCCGTCCGCGGACGGCACGACGGGGATGGTTCGCGACCGCGACGACGTCGACGTGCTCGTGGAGATCTCGGACCGGACCGTCAACGTCGCCCGCAACGCCGGCATCGAGGTGGCGAACGGGGACGCGGTCGCGCTGGTCGATTTCGACAACCGGATCGGCGAGTCGTGGCTCGCGGGCGTCCGCGCGGGACTCTCGGACGCCGACGTGGTGACCGGGCCGGTCCGCGAGAGCGGACCGAGAGCCGACGACGGCCGAGCCGACGCTGACGATCGGACCGACGGCCGTGAGGACGGTCGGACCGACGGTCGCGAGGACGGTCGCGAGGACGGTCGGGGCGGCAACCGACGCGACGACCGCGAGGATGACGACTCCGACGGCCCGGAGCGCCGTCGGATCGCGGGTCGGGAGGTGACGTACTTCGCGGGCGGGAACGTGGCGTTCCGGCGGGAGGCGCTGCGGGACCTCGACGGCTTCGACGAGTACCTCCGGGTCGGCGGGGCGCGGGACGCCTCCCACCGGCTCGCGCGGATGGAGCGCGAGGTCGTCTGGCGCTCCGAGGTCGCGGTCGTCGAGGAGCCGCCGAATCCGACCGCGGCCGACGGCGGGCGGACCGCCCGCGACTGGGGCTGGAAGTACCGGGCGCTCGCGTACCGGCTCGCCAAGAACTACGGGATCCGCCCGACGACGCTGGTTCGAACCGGCAAGCACGCGGTCACGGACGCGACCGCGGTCGCCCGCGACGTGGTCCGCGGGGAGGCCACGCCGTCCGGATGGGTCGCGAACGGCCGCGACGTGGTCGCCGGGATCGTCTCCGGCGGCTCCGACGGGCTGGTCGCGCGCGCTCGCGACCGGAGCCCCGCGCGCAACCCCAACGGCGTCTCGACGCGCGCCGACCGCGCGGTGGCCCGGTACGACGTGCGGGAGTGA
- a CDS encoding helix-hairpin-helix domain-containing protein: MALLKKIKEKLGFGSDASDDESGETTVTVERDAGGSEPDDGSDAPDGSDDDAAGTADAVVDEGETDEDGEPGGDESIEDEAAGDETDEDGPAGDEADEDEVDAPESADEEAIEDGEDDADASAESEVDGADGADDASDEGDADDEGDEGGVDGDPVDRIKGIGPAYAERLGTMGIETVQDLAAADPADVAEGASIGEKRAVKWVDRAKEF; the protein is encoded by the coding sequence ATGGCCCTGCTGAAGAAGATCAAGGAGAAGCTCGGGTTCGGGAGCGACGCGTCCGACGACGAGAGCGGGGAGACGACGGTGACCGTCGAGCGGGACGCCGGCGGCAGCGAGCCGGACGACGGGAGCGACGCGCCCGACGGAAGCGACGACGACGCCGCGGGGACCGCGGACGCCGTCGTGGACGAGGGAGAAACCGACGAGGACGGCGAGCCCGGCGGGGACGAGTCGATCGAGGACGAAGCGGCCGGGGACGAGACCGACGAAGACGGACCAGCCGGAGACGAGGCCGACGAAGACGAGGTCGACGCGCCGGAATCCGCGGACGAGGAGGCGATCGAGGACGGGGAGGACGACGCCGACGCGAGCGCGGAGTCCGAGGTCGACGGCGCGGACGGTGCGGACGACGCGTCCGACGAGGGCGACGCGGACGACGAGGGCGACGAGGGCGGCGTCGACGGCGACCCCGTCGACCGGATCAAGGGTATCGGGCCGGCGTACGCCGAGCGGCTCGGGACGATGGGGATCGAGACGGTCCAGGACCTCGCGGCCGCCGATCCCGCCGACGTGGCCGAGGGCGCGAGCATCGGCGAGAAGCGCGCGGTCAAGTGGGTCGATCGCGCCAAGGAGTTCTGA
- a CDS encoding class I SAM-dependent methyltransferase, protein MKGQDWYQADEVAEEYEDLRFSGGGALIDRREKEAVLSALGPIDDGHRVLEVACGTGRFTTMLADQGADIVGLDISREMLEQGRESAAEAGVSDAVEFLRGDASRLPFPDDHFDSVVAMRFFHLMDEPLEFMRELRRVSSDQVFFDTFNARSLRVLYTWLLPMGSRLYSERQVAELLGAADMTLAGEEHDFVLPYGFYRGLPSAVAKPFRTVDELIGNTIPGDYVATVSYWDARIGAE, encoded by the coding sequence GTGAAGGGTCAGGACTGGTATCAGGCCGACGAGGTCGCCGAGGAGTACGAGGACCTCCGCTTTTCGGGCGGCGGGGCCCTCATCGACCGGCGCGAGAAGGAGGCGGTGCTCTCCGCGCTCGGACCGATCGACGACGGCCACCGGGTGTTGGAGGTCGCCTGCGGCACCGGTCGGTTCACGACCATGCTCGCGGACCAGGGGGCGGACATCGTCGGACTCGACATCTCCAGGGAGATGCTCGAGCAGGGCCGGGAGAGCGCCGCCGAGGCGGGCGTCTCGGATGCGGTCGAGTTCCTGCGCGGTGACGCCTCGAGGCTGCCGTTTCCGGACGATCACTTCGACTCGGTGGTCGCGATGCGATTCTTCCACCTGATGGACGAGCCGCTCGAGTTCATGCGGGAGCTCCGCCGGGTGAGCAGCGACCAGGTGTTCTTCGACACGTTCAACGCCCGCAGCCTCCGCGTGCTGTACACGTGGCTGCTCCCGATGGGCTCGCGGCTCTACTCGGAACGCCAGGTCGCGGAGCTCCTCGGGGCGGCCGACATGACCCTCGCGGGCGAGGAGCACGACTTCGTGCTGCCCTACGGGTTCTACCGCGGCCTCCCGAGCGCCGTCGCGAAACCGTTCCGGACGGTCGACGAACTGATCGGGAACACGATCCCCGGCGACTACGTCGCCACGGTCTCCTACTGGGACGCCAGGATCGGAGCCGAGTGA
- a CDS encoding DUF373 family protein, which yields MTTLVICVDRSGTIGRATNVPMPVAGWEAVRSLVTDAGVADPEDASVNCLLEALRVARDLRDEREESVVAVVSAESESPVGADRSIAAQLDDLVDRYDPSAAIVVVDSAEDERVLPIVESRMPVDGVDRVVVRQARDIESTYYLLKQFLADEQLRSTVLVPIGIALLLLPVLFVQFSAAAAVAGVAGLLGAALLYKGLGIDRLVAGMPERVREALYAGQVSVVTYVVAAGLSLVGGFFGVLAATELENALLTVQAMEFTYEAVPWLAIAGVTAAVGRLLDELIRDEGIRTPYLNLPFVIVAVALVVRGFAGYFLEQEALRPPTVVAGFPVAPAQRLAAFIVAGVVVSLVGVKLASDVGTETLEDVIETDADPDRGTEGE from the coding sequence GTGACGACGCTGGTGATCTGCGTGGACCGCTCCGGGACGATCGGACGGGCCACCAACGTCCCGATGCCGGTGGCGGGCTGGGAGGCCGTGCGCTCGCTCGTCACCGACGCCGGGGTCGCGGACCCCGAGGACGCCAGCGTCAACTGCCTGCTCGAGGCGCTTCGAGTCGCCCGCGACCTCCGCGACGAGCGCGAGGAGTCGGTCGTGGCCGTCGTCTCGGCCGAGAGCGAGAGCCCGGTCGGTGCCGACCGCTCGATCGCGGCCCAGCTCGACGACCTCGTGGACCGCTACGACCCGAGCGCCGCGATCGTCGTCGTCGACTCCGCGGAGGACGAGCGCGTCCTCCCGATCGTCGAGTCGCGGATGCCCGTCGACGGCGTCGACCGCGTCGTGGTCCGGCAGGCCCGCGACATCGAGTCGACGTACTACCTGTTGAAGCAGTTCCTCGCCGACGAGCAGCTCCGCTCGACCGTGCTCGTCCCGATCGGGATCGCGCTGTTGTTGCTCCCCGTCCTGTTCGTCCAGTTCTCCGCGGCGGCCGCGGTCGCCGGCGTCGCCGGGCTGCTCGGCGCGGCGCTTTTATACAAGGGACTCGGGATCGACCGGCTGGTCGCGGGGATGCCCGAACGGGTGCGGGAGGCGCTGTACGCCGGACAGGTGTCGGTCGTGACGTACGTCGTCGCCGCCGGGCTCTCGCTCGTCGGCGGCTTCTTCGGCGTGCTGGCGGCCACGGAGCTCGAGAACGCGCTCTTGACCGTCCAGGCGATGGAGTTCACCTACGAGGCCGTCCCGTGGCTCGCGATCGCGGGCGTGACCGCCGCGGTCGGCCGCCTGCTCGACGAGCTGATCCGCGACGAGGGGATCCGGACGCCGTACCTCAACCTCCCGTTCGTGATCGTCGCCGTCGCGCTCGTCGTGCGCGGGTTCGCCGGCTACTTCCTCGAACAGGAGGCGCTCCGTCCGCCCACCGTGGTCGCCGGGTTCCCGGTCGCGCCCGCCCAGCGGCTGGCGGCGTTCATCGTCGCCGGCGTCGTGGTCTCGCTCGTCGGCGTCAAGCTCGCGAGCGACGTGGGGACGGAGACGCTGGAGGACGTGATCGAGACCGACGCCGACCCGGACCGCGGGACGGAAGGCGAGTGA
- a CDS encoding YkgJ family cysteine cluster protein: protein MEPLEAELDRARDLDVAELADAIESIGFECTRCGGCCTGYAPDEPGGAPADEDESEVDSKADGDRAGTDREPHTATVFPDEVREVADAAEDAFGEAYDWRDVARPMPYGLVEGEDGDPAGETFEWALATDDCGDCTFYEESDGRGACTVHDSRPLICRTYPFSVALGGTSQPMGEAVDGEGMVRAHECEGLGRDIAREDAESLAAALKERAIRELEEAIAVRDGYDPTAAERADGDVVVFDSEGAKNADGTPIGGG, encoded by the coding sequence ATGGAACCGCTCGAAGCCGAACTCGACCGCGCCCGCGACCTCGACGTGGCCGAGTTGGCCGACGCGATCGAGTCGATCGGCTTCGAGTGTACGCGCTGTGGCGGCTGCTGTACGGGATACGCCCCAGACGAGCCGGGGGGCGCGCCGGCCGACGAGGACGAGAGCGAGGTCGACAGCAAGGCCGACGGCGACCGCGCCGGCACCGACCGCGAACCCCACACCGCGACCGTCTTCCCCGACGAGGTCCGCGAGGTCGCCGACGCCGCCGAGGACGCCTTCGGCGAGGCGTACGACTGGCGCGACGTGGCCCGCCCCATGCCGTACGGGCTCGTGGAGGGCGAGGACGGCGACCCCGCCGGCGAGACCTTCGAGTGGGCGCTCGCGACCGACGACTGCGGCGACTGCACCTTCTACGAGGAGTCGGACGGGCGGGGAGCCTGTACCGTCCACGACTCGCGGCCGCTGATCTGTCGGACCTACCCCTTCAGCGTCGCGCTCGGCGGGACGAGCCAGCCGATGGGCGAGGCGGTCGACGGCGAGGGGATGGTCCGCGCCCACGAGTGCGAGGGACTGGGTCGGGACATCGCCCGCGAGGACGCCGAGTCGCTGGCGGCGGCGCTGAAAGAGCGGGCGATCCGGGAGCTGGAGGAGGCGATCGCGGTGCGGGACGGCTACGACCCGACCGCCGCCGAGCGGGCCGACGGCGACGTCGTCGTCTTCGACTCGGAGGGCGCGAAGAACGCGGACGGGACGCCGATCGGCGGCGGGTGA
- a CDS encoding glycosyltransferase family 2 protein, with protein MYSRGVITWEVIAVLSLIAVAVLGLALFLPPELLVLVVAVAAMATVYFSGAVYLLARPAWIPARFDGLPVVLGVGFPLVVVAVVGYHYRALLTPVAVVFALGLLFVFLYYWLVVPLALFQKIRNANAAPEPAEWPPLTVLVPAYNEEYYVGDCLRSVQTSRYPGPLSIVVIDDGSTDGTYAEASAAAADGTRVIRTENGGKHAALNRGLEHVKTDLVVSVDADSTLHPDALAELVRDFGRHENVGAIAGNVKVVNRGSLVTNLQALEYVVGINTFRRAFDLFGAVTVVPGSLGAFRRDVLEEVRGYSADTVTEDFDLTIAILKRGYAIHASEAIVYTEAPDTWRDLYAQRRRWFQGNLQTVVKHREVFADGRYGILHRVAFPYVFLSMSALPLLGVLVLALIVFSLFAGGTGLLLQLAGFFVLLQVLLSALAVLIEGEDLRLVVLAPFSLFGYKQFQDAVLLRSLGALRPGRDDEWLKPTRARQRAIGPSAAVEETDAPLAPEREPNAPSAMKK; from the coding sequence ATGTATTCTCGAGGCGTCATCACGTGGGAGGTGATCGCGGTGTTGTCGCTGATCGCGGTCGCCGTCCTCGGGCTGGCGCTGTTTCTCCCCCCGGAGCTGCTCGTGCTCGTCGTCGCCGTCGCGGCGATGGCGACCGTGTACTTCAGCGGCGCGGTCTACCTGCTCGCGCGCCCGGCGTGGATTCCGGCCCGGTTCGACGGTCTCCCCGTAGTCTTAGGCGTCGGCTTCCCGCTCGTCGTCGTCGCGGTCGTCGGCTACCACTACCGGGCGCTTCTGACGCCGGTCGCGGTGGTGTTCGCGCTCGGGCTGCTGTTCGTCTTCCTCTACTACTGGCTGGTGGTGCCGCTGGCGCTGTTCCAGAAGATCCGGAACGCGAACGCGGCCCCGGAACCCGCGGAGTGGCCCCCGCTGACGGTGCTCGTCCCCGCCTACAACGAGGAGTACTACGTGGGCGACTGCCTCCGGTCGGTCCAGACGTCGCGCTACCCCGGCCCGCTCTCTATCGTCGTCATCGACGACGGGAGCACGGACGGCACGTACGCGGAGGCGTCGGCCGCGGCGGCCGACGGGACGCGGGTGATACGCACCGAGAACGGCGGGAAGCACGCGGCGTTGAACCGCGGCCTCGAGCACGTCAAGACGGACCTCGTCGTCTCCGTCGACGCCGACTCGACGCTTCACCCGGACGCGCTCGCGGAGCTGGTCCGGGACTTCGGTCGCCACGAGAACGTCGGGGCGATCGCCGGGAACGTCAAGGTGGTCAACCGGGGGTCGCTGGTGACGAACCTCCAGGCGTTGGAGTACGTCGTCGGGATCAACACCTTCCGGCGGGCGTTCGACCTGTTCGGGGCCGTGACGGTCGTTCCCGGCTCCCTCGGCGCGTTCCGCCGGGACGTCCTCGAGGAGGTCCGGGGGTACAGCGCCGACACCGTGACCGAGGACTTCGATCTCACGATAGCGATCCTCAAGCGCGGGTACGCGATCCACGCCAGCGAGGCGATCGTGTACACCGAGGCCCCCGACACGTGGCGTGACCTCTACGCGCAGCGCCGGCGCTGGTTCCAGGGAAACCTCCAGACGGTGGTCAAACACCGCGAGGTGTTCGCCGACGGCCGGTACGGGATCCTCCACCGGGTGGCGTTCCCCTACGTGTTCCTCTCGATGTCCGCGCTGCCGCTCCTCGGCGTCCTCGTCCTGGCGCTCATCGTGTTCTCGCTTTTCGCCGGCGGGACGGGACTGCTGCTCCAGCTGGCCGGCTTCTTCGTCCTCCTCCAGGTGCTGCTGTCGGCGCTCGCGGTCCTGATCGAGGGCGAGGACCTCCGGCTCGTCGTGCTCGCGCCGTTCTCGCTTTTCGGGTACAAGCAGTTTCAGGACGCCGTGTTGCTCCGGAGCCTCGGCGCGCTCCGTCCCGGTCGGGACGACGAGTGGCTGAAGCCGACGCGGGCCAGACAGCGGGCCATCGGGCCGTCGGCGGCCGTCGAGGAGACGGACGCGCCGCTCGCCCCCGAGCGGGAGCCGAACGCGCCGTCCGCGATGAAGAAGTGA
- a CDS encoding Rieske (2Fe-2S) protein has product MDGDDAAANGGGALEAEAILIRLDDGVSAFRNYCQHWTDVRLDKDDGAFVRNGEVFCQKHGATFEGGTGYCNFGPCEGAVLEGVDVTVDDGAVYLADDAYEFVRRGPSHRDDDAGDSRIDFTGN; this is encoded by the coding sequence GTGGACGGTGACGACGCGGCGGCAAACGGCGGCGGCGCCCTCGAGGCCGAGGCGATCCTGATCCGCCTCGACGACGGCGTCTCGGCGTTCCGCAACTACTGTCAACACTGGACGGACGTGCGCCTCGACAAGGACGACGGCGCGTTCGTCCGGAACGGGGAGGTGTTCTGTCAGAAACACGGCGCGACCTTCGAGGGCGGGACGGGCTACTGTAACTTCGGTCCCTGCGAGGGCGCGGTGCTCGAGGGCGTCGACGTGACGGTCGACGACGGCGCGGTGTACCTCGCGGACGACGCCTACGAGTTCGTCCGGCGCGGTCCGAGCCACCGAGACGACGACGCCGGCGACTCGCGGATCGACTTCACCGGAAACTAA